The genomic stretch ATAAAAAGAGCTAATTTGACATATCTCTGTTAATGCTGCAGTATGAAACAGAGCCCGCTGAAATATAATGGATTAAACGTTTTAAAACCTTCATGCCGTCGTGAagtgtatgtgttttggtgcataaaataaaaaaagaggagGACCATGGGAAAAACAATGTAAACTGCTTGAGGAAAATAGAATATAGGCTCCTTAAGTGAAACAATGTGCCAGGGTAAGCTAACTATAGCCGAACTGTTTATCTGCTTAATACAAACCTATAAAACAGATGTTTCTAATGTCCACGTTTACAAATAACATGGCAAATATGTAACTATTACATTTCGAATTCTATCTTAAGCAGGAGTAATGTATGAACAGTACTAAATATGATCAGATATATATAGTGTTTACTGCCTAGCTCCTTCTGTGGCTAAATTACTATCTGTAAGTTACAGTATGAGACTCAAACAGGCTGTAGCTGGAACCTAACTCGAACTGTTCATCCCACTTTAAATGGATCAGCGTTCAATAAACTGTAGCTATAATAACtgtataataatgaaaaataaaaaataaggtaAGTTATCTAACGTTAGTAAACCCAAAGAGCCAAGTCATTCGTTAAAACTCACTTTGACGAGCCAGACGCCTGTATTCTGCTTGGCTCCAGTTAAATCCACTTCCCCTCTGTCCGACATCCTAGCTGCTTGATCAGAGAGGTTTGAATATTAAAGTTTCATTAAAATTGTCTTTAAAAACACGTTGTTTCTTCTCACATTAGATCTGCCTCTCTCCATTAACATACAACAGAGCAGGGAACTGTGCGACGCGCCGCGAGGCTCCTACGGTGGCTGCCTTTGGACAAAACGCACCTACAACGTAGTGCATTGTCATTAACCTAAGACATACATGAAAACATACACTCAGTACAATACAAACTTGAACAGAAAGCCAGCATTAACAATATATAACAACAAATATAGAAGTCCGGAATCATAACTAGCGATGCGATGGatgtataatgtaaaaaaaaaagaattaagaaGAACAATGCTATAGTAgaacaataatatattaaaataagaatGTATATTATTGCTACAATGTTATAACATAGCTATTTTAATAGTTTATAgtttattgtgtgtatatatgtatatatatatatatattgcaaaaatTGTTGAGTAAGCAAAAATTAAAAGTTCCATATTTTAAAAGGTGGTGCACAATTTATTTGAAGCAACATTAGGTTTGCTGTGGACTGTATGTCATTTAATACTTGGTTAGTGTTAACCATAATGTCCAATGGTGAATGGGTATTGAGAGAAACTATATAGGCTTTTTGCAGCTTTGTGTGACCTTTTGTTATACCCCTCAATCCCATCCCCCGTTCCCTCCAATCATTCCCCCTCTTACATGATACCACTCCTCTCACACTGCTTTCTTCTTCTCATCAATGCTCTTACCCCACCTCAAACTCATCTTCTTCCTCCTATTCACTTCCCCTtctccaatgtatataaggcccttctaaaatatttggtgtttgggattgggaacagactggactggctatagactgaactagtgacaaactgatgaccaagctgtgcctgtgcttttctgcatgcacgtgaggaaacatctgagcCTCCAGTTTCCAAACTTCAGATCGTCCTGAGATAGAACGTGATCACCCAGTTGTACTCATACATGatcctgtgtttgtgtaaataaacaccAGCCAATGCCGAACTCCAGTATCCTGACTCTTCAATGTCGAATTTCGAACAGTACGGTTTCCCTGCTTTACCTAAAATAAGGTAACTGCATATCAAGAACTATTCCCATTTCAGAAGAATCGAGAATCAAAAAAATGGGGAAAGATAAAAACTTTACCCATTTGATGCTCTGGTGATTATTCTCTAATAAAATATAGGACATTTGATTCTATTATCCCATTCATTAGGCTGTCCTGAGATTCATTCAAGACTTTTGAATTGTGTTTAAATTCAGCTAAACATATTAGAAATTCAGGAACGGGGAAATTAATAAGCTGCTCTTAATGTTTCAGGTAGCGCTGGTGCGAAATGTAAATAAGACATCTTCTATGAAACCTCAACAAGTtgttgaaatatttaattatttgcttTTGGAATTtgacaataaacaaaacatggaaaacaagcacaattaaaataaacaacagaatTGTTGgcttcacattttaaaaaaaaaagaaaaaaaaagacaaataaaacaaaaattccTTACAAATCAATctacacaataaaacaatatagaAAATACTCCTGTACAATTCTGTAGCATCATCAGTTACCTGAAATTTCTGTATTAGTTCTCAGAACTTAATTTCCCTGCATGCCACAATATATAAGAAACAAGACTTTCACACTTTCGTGATACGTACATCACTGAAAATTTTGGTAAAGTAACAGATTTAAAGGTTTATAAGACCACAGGAACTCTTGGTTAGTACATTAACATATTCCCTTGATATTTTGAATTGTTTTATCTTGGTGACTAACCCAAGAATTCATATTTGTAAAGATATTCATATCTCAGATTTATAGGAGCTACTGTCCCTAAAGTGCAGCTTATTCAAACAGTGGCAGTCATTACTAAGTTACTTACTGTTGCTATGGGTACAACAGTTAGCATTGGTTGGCTAACACTTCACAAACCCCTAGGATAAAGGTATTACCTAATTGAACAATCGAAAATCTACAGGGGCAGCTCTTCAACTATTCTAACAATGACTGAAAAATAACAGTTACTTTCCAATTAACAATACCTTATAAGTTAtaacttttatgattttatctGCAAATAATTCTTAGAGAAATTAGCTAGCTCAACTTAGTTAACTCATTAAGGATTTTTTAACAGGCCAGCTCATTAAACCACAAAAATGATTGACGGTggtgtttttacatttctaacACAAATAACATTAGTTAGTAAAAACTCCTGGtactgtttttttgttgttttttaatggtTAACCCAAGTTGTACCAACAATGAATAAAAGCTAATATCGCCATATTTCATCGCCAATTTATAGCTGCATTAGAACTATTAGGTTAATCCTTTAACCCACTTTTTCAATATCTCTACGCTGGTTCGACCTTAGAGAAACATTTTGTCTTTGCTGTGTGAAAAGCGTGTGTTGAGCTCTTGAGACTTTTTCAGCAAAGCTTTCTTCTGAGCCTCATCAAATCGATTAACCTGCAGGTCAGAGTCTCGGTCAAACGGCCTCCTTTCCACAGGCTTGTTAGAGTCCTCCTTGGCTTTCCTCTTCATTTTCTTAGCGTGCATGCTCAGAAGGGATTCACCTCTCTTAGACtcctaaagacaaaaaggacctGGTTAAAGAATGGTTTTAGCTTTGTGATTTGCCTCTAGCATAGATCAagatttcattaaaaatgacaCTTAAAGTGACATAAGTGGCAGGTGAAGCATATTAATCATAGATAATTTATCTAATTTCATATTATAAAACAATCTTAAGATTATTCAACCTATTTCTATAATGTTTACCACGTCTTCAATTTCTTTGGTAATTTTGCTTTTTCCAAATGATCTGGGAGAGCAATCGTATGATTTCATTTAATAAGATAACTTAATAACCTATTGTTTGATTGGCTACTCCTGCATTGCAACATATACAGAGCACTCCATAACATACCATATATGATTAAAAATAGCCTATGCTTATACTAAAGCTTCTATATACTTAGGCTAGGTTTGAATCAAATTCAATTTATGAACTGGAAAATACTCTGTAACTTAAACTTACATTGTATTTTGATACTTTCTCAGCCATGTCCAAGTCTTTCTGGGAAAGAGGAGGGCCATCTTCTTTAGCTGGCTCACCCTTCTCTTTCGCCTCTTGTCGTTCCTTACAGATAAATAAAGAAAGGCATTTATTTTGGAATGGAATGGAATAAAATGGAATACAATAAATGCTTAATGTAAAAACATATTGATTATAAAAAAACTTTTTGTTTATCTAATCACATCAAATACAATCACCATGAAATCTGAAGACATATAATGCACTGTATGGTTTACTAAAACCTGTAAAACATTTGTTCTGTGTTCAGGAATTTCTCCTCAAATTATACACATGCATACTCATACTGCATTATATGTGCAACACTGTTCATTGGTAGATGATACAAAGGACTACAGTAATAGCTACCTATGTTGGCAAAAtggatttttaatttaattatgaacAAATTGGTGAGACTAACCCTGGCTTTGCGCTCACGGTCTGCAGGTGTATCGGTCCAGATGGACCGGTCTTTATTCTCTGGTCCAGATCTCTTCTTGAAGGTGCGTGCAGCCAGACCAATGTGCTGCAGCTCTGGTGGCAGCTCAGTCATCCAGGTCTCTCTTTTCAGCTCCTCAGGCTCATTCTAAACACAGAGTGTAATCAGCATACAGAGAGTTAAAAAGGAGGCCTCTATTTCTGAGGGTGTGCCAAATAAAGCCAGAAAAAGATATAGAAATGTGTACTAGAATCTATCACTGCAtaatattggtaaatatttacacatttctcttcatttttacttttaaaataatttacatcAAACAGAAAATTTCTATAATATAATGGGCAGAAGTTGACTATATGAGGGCCATTCTATAAGTTCTCTGTATGGATATGATGTGTTAATCCTGTAGATAATTTTATAATGGTTTGAGGAAGTGACCCTTTTTGAGGGCATACAGAGAAAACATCAACCCATTTcacttattaatatttttgcaaGCCCTacaaaaactaaactaaaaattCTGAGTAAAACAAGTATGTTGAGGACATTAGTCTTCCACCCTACAGCCCAGACATTACCCCATTGATTTTAACTTGctactaaatatttaaaaaatgtttagatgaCTGTgataataatcatttttttaactgacaaaaaattgctatacaaatataaattatgGATGAttacaaagacaaacaaaaaatataatacatttcatgTTTCTTACAAATACCAAGAACTGTTTGCATGCCTCTCCTATGTACATAAAATGTACAAGTATGAGTGGTAATAAATCAGACAATCACTACATTATGTGGCTGAGATTTAACACCCCCGACACTGAAAGTGATATGTaatagttaattcattcattcattcattatctgtaagcacttatccagttcagggtcgcggtgggtccagagcctacatggaatcattgggcgcaaggcgggaatacaccctggaggggatgccagtccttcacagggcgacacagacacacatacacacctacggacacttttgagttgccaatccacctaccaacgtgtgtttttggactgtgggaggaaacccacgcagacacagggagaacacaccacactcctcacagacagtcacccggaggaaacccatgcagacacatggagaacacaccacactcctcacagacagtcacccggcggaaacccacgcagacacagggaaaacataccacactcctcaccgacagtcacccggaggaaacccacacagacacagggagaacacaccacactcctcacagacagtcacccggagcaggaatcgaacccgtACCtaccaggcccctggagctgtgtgactgcgacactacctgctgcgccaccgtgcccccccTAATATGTAATAGTAAAaatcataaattaaaaatatgaaaatgtatttatttaacactcACATCCAGACCCAGGAGTTTGTCTTTCATCTTCTTTGCTCTTCTCTCAAAGTCTAACGCCACAGAGCTCTGAGCAGCCTCTTTTGCAGGCATAGGTCCAATATATGCATCATCCTCTCCTTCACTGCTGGAAGACTCTGCTGTGTAGCCTGGAGGTAGTGCTGGCCCTATGGTACCTTCATCcttgtcctcctcctcatcataaTCCTGCTTTTTAAAGCCTGGAGGAAGTGCTGGTCCTAAGACTGGTGGCCTAAATGTGAACATAGACAGATGAAGCAAGAGATATGATTGCATGCTGTAGCACTGCAGCATACAGTCTGTTAAGACAGATAATATTTTTGGTACATCTTGTTCTTAGAAAAGAATGACTTTAAACAATTTTCAGTAGAAGCTGCTTTTCTCCTAAAATTACTCTGAATGGCTTTATTTAGATATTTGTGAAATTCTCCATAGACACTCTTTCTGTAGCCATCTGCTCTCACCTTTCAGGGGAACTCTCTTGCTTATTATATCCAGGAGGCAGTGCTGGACCAAAGaagccatcatcatcatcatcagaatGTATTTTGGCTGCTTCCTCCGTCCTGTCAGACTGCCTGAATTTCAGGATGTAAACAAAATTTTATCAGTGATATCAACAAGAATACAAACTAGATCAGATTAGATTCCTTGTATATCTTATAAGTCACTCTTCTATGATCGCGTGAAGCAGAAAAACTTGCCTTTGTTACAAGCAATACGTTTGTATTAGTTGTTTACTGGATTCAACAGGAAGGTGGATCTTCTGCTGTACTTCCAAACGTAGATTTGGAAACCATGCAACTCATCAGTAaatctttatttaattattattttaaataaatttgacaTGTTGTTATACCAAACATACTTTGACGACACGCCGTCTCCAGATCTTGAATATCTGGCTCTTTTGAACACGACCTCCTCATGATCGCTGTCTTCTGAGGAACTGGACTCTGCAGGTTTATAAAGAGGGGGCAGTGCTGGACCTATGActgacaaattaaaaaaaaaagtaagagacagttatttaaattataatgtCACCGTTTAATAAAATGTGGCTAGGTATGAATTACGGCAATACATTATTAACCCAAACTGATGCCAGTTACAATATGGCAATGCAAAGTTACATTCACTAGAAATGAACACAGCTCAGTGGCTAACGCACTTTTATCCTCTTCATCCGAATCATCCTCTCTGCTCTGTCTGAGCCCCGGGGGCAAAGCGGGTCCGATTATATCGCTGTTGGACATATCCACCGATTTATAACCGAAATAACTTCATAAAAGCGATTTATATctttattaaacaaaacaaggaTATTTTCAGGGACCAAACACattaacagcaaaacaaacttccGGTTTATCcgtacatttcaaaataaaagtcctgaaaAAAAAACGCATACAGCTGGAGAACAGGCCTCGCCCTGCGTGACCTCCATTCACAAACATTTTCACaaactcacagctatggacacccAGAGAAAACTCACACGCACACTGACCCGAGACGGGGAAACATAGCAGCATATTTTGTGTAACTGACACATAATTTTCTTACTTGTGAGATTTAAGTTTATGCTTtattcacagcaatgttacatTTATATGATACGTTTTTGAAATTTGTAAAATACTTTGaactaatttttattttttgttgttgttaaaacataacaaaaaaagATTCCACATTACAGTCCAATATTGTGGAATCTAAGATTCGCTTAGattttctatttattattattttttttatggttATTGGATGCAACTGTAAATAAGGCAGGCTTACTGCATCGACAAATTTATATCCAAAGATTCATGAAAATGTACAGGTGGCTATAAcataatgtcatttttaaacgAGTTCAGTATTTatgaaattattcattcatttattcattttctgtaaccacttagcatggtggcgcagcaggtagtgtcgcagtcacacagctccagggacctggaggttgtgggttcgattcccagtccgggtgactgtctgtgaggagtgtggtgtgttcttcccgtgtccgcgtgggtttcctccgggtgctccggtttcctccctcaggccaaaaacacacgttagtaggtggattggcgactccaaagtgtccgtaggtgttagtgaaggtgtgactgtgtgttgccctgtaaaggactggtgccccctccagggtgtattcccgccgtgcgcccaatgattccatttatgctctggacccaccctgaattggataagttgttatagataatgaatgaatgtaaccacttatccagttcaggttcacggAATAACTGGGTACCGGGAAcatgccctggagggggcgccagtccttcacaaggcaacacatgcacacacacacataccaatccagctaccaatgtgagcttttggatcgtgggaggaaaccaggaaacccacacagacactgggtgaacacaccaaactcctcacagacattggGGCTCAACTCCAGCACCCTGTGATTTATGAAAttagaaatgtattaatgtaaagAAAACTGGGCTCACAAGTTTTGAATAAACTTATCTATTTTACCACCTACAAAAATTTTTTTTGGGCAGGGGACTGTGGAAACAGACTAATTAATCATAGAAGGTGTATTTACAGTGAGCCAATCTGAAtgcttgttatttatttatttatttaaagtatcttttaaatatgcatttttgATGAACATATGAGCTTTCAGAGGGTCCATCCCCTCCATTACAGTATTCAGAGCTGAATTAAAATCTCAATCTGAAACCTAGATATTTAATTCCAGATATTCACCACAAAACACGAAAAAACGCCAACAGCAGAGGGCGACAtgtccccccctccccccacggTTTGAATGGGCTCTATCTCAAATGGCTATATTCTCCCTTCACATTGTTACATTAGTCATGAAATTATGGTTTCTACATTCACAGTTCTGAATATAAAATGTGTCGTCTACATTTGTTGAATATAAACGGCCTTCTGTTGGAAATGTagggcagtgtttgtgtgtaaatgtcgTTATTTCAAGAACGCACTAGCTAGGGAGCAGTGTGCTATTAGGGAACAGCCCCGGAACCGATCCGAGCTGATGTCGATGGTGGTCTGGGCTCTGTTGTGTTGTGGGGTCAGTTAGTCTCTAGGAGCGGCGGCGGGACGCTTGAAAAGACGCTGAAGTTGTTTCTGTTCAGGGTAAGCCCTGTTAATACTCTTTACCAGACCAGGTTCGTTTAGTTATCGCCTTTTTTACTCTTAATATCAAGGAGTCTAACTGTGTTTACAATTATTTAATCTCatactgttattattttctatagAATTTACCCACGCTTTAACGTAAACATTAAATGTGATTTTCATAATTTACCCTGCATTAACGCAGCAACTATTGGATAATCACAAAGCGTTTACAAAAGTAACCGTTGTTAATACATGTTaacatcagctccactgaacgtACTGGTCCACATTGGACTTATAGTTTTACACAGTAACGTTAGCGATACAGGTTGAATtccacctcttgctctgcatataATATTAGCCCCCTTTCATAATCTTCTTTAGCAGTCGGGacaccctcagtgtcactgcgggactgagaatagttgacgaaacaaaatatccagccaacagtgtcccgTGATCAACACAATCTGTGCAGCAACATATGagctacaggggttggacaatgaaactgaaacacctgtcattttagtgtggggaggtttcatggctaaactggagcagcctcgtggccaatcttcattaattgcacattgcaccagtaagagcagagtgtgaagggttaattagcagagggtaagagcacagttttgctcaaaatattgcaatgcacacaacattatgggtgacataccagagttcaaaagacaaaggacaaattgttggtgcacgtcttgctggcgcatctgtgaccgagacagcaagtctttgagatgtatcaagagccacggtatccagggtaatgtcagcgtaccaccaagaaggacgaaacacatccaacaggatcaactgtggacgcaagaggaaggtgtctgaaagggatgttcgggtgctgacccggattgtatccaaaaaacataataccgcggcagaattaaatgtgcacctcaactctcctgtttccaccagaactgtccgtcgggagctccacggggtcaatatacacggccgggctgctttagccaaacctttggtcactcatgccaatgccaaacgttggtttcaatggtgcaaggagtgcaGATCTTGGgttgtggacaatgtgaaacatgtattgttctctgatgaatccacctttactgttttccccacatccgggagagttacagtatggagaagccccaaagaaacataccacccagactgttgcatgcccagagtgaagcatgggggtggatcagtgatggtttgggctgccatatcatggcattcccttggcccaatacttgtcaCTGCCAAGGTCtactgaaccattctggaggaccatgtgcatccaatggttcaaacattgtatcctgactTCGGTGcccacagcaagactggtgaaagattggtttgatgaacatgaaaatgaagttgaacatctcccatggcctgcacagtcaccagatctaaatattattgagccactttggggtgttttggaggagcgagtcaggaaacgttttcctccaccagcatcacgtagagacctggccactatcctgcaagaagaatggcttaaaatccctctgaccactgtgcaggacttgtatatgtcattcccaagacgaattgatgctgtatcggctgcaaaaggaggccctacaccatactaataaattattgtggtctaaaaccagttgtttcactttcattgtccaacccctgtatataacATAAATAACAAGGTGGACCCACCTGGTAGGTGCATTTAAGAGTGGTCGGTGAGTGGACTtggatgtgtttaaaaacttaagcagcactgctgtgtctgatccacttgtatgaGTGCAACAAATGGAACTAGTCCAACAATCCTGTAATAACCCCCACAATATACAGTGTTTTGTAGAAATGTACTATTTAATTTGAAAGAACTTAATTCCTGTCCTTCCAAAGTGCTTACATtgcaaaatgtgcacatatTAAATAATCctacatataaaaatatatttatcttttaaTAACTTGTCTAAAAGAACCTTACCAAGAGGCTAATTCATGTAGTATTACTACAATTTCTTGTGCCCTTGTTCTTATAACCTTTTTCCTTGTTAACCCCTATAGCTTCGCTAATTAAAGGATTTGACTGGCTACAAGTCGTATAAAATCCTCTTTGCCTTAGACGTCAGTGTGCTGCAGGTTTGTGCAGGGAGGCAGTGGGCTGGTGTACATTAATTCTGTTCTTTAGGGGGCAGTTGCACtgatatatactgtatatttacatatacaaCTGACTCTATTACTTGAGAACTTGCCTCACCATTTAACCTGCATATGAAAGCCTGATCTCAGTTTATACTGTTTCCCCTACATTTGACAGTATTCAGCTACTAGTGACTGGATGTTTGATTAAGCGTTGttctcattttaattaaatgcacTTGTTCTTTTTCTCAAGGGTTACAAAAATGGCCCCCAAAAAGCAGAAGAATGGCATCGTCAATATCTCCAGCTCGCTGGAGTCTGAAGACATCAGTCTGGAGACCACTGTGCCCACAGAGGATATCTCCTCTTCAGACGAAAAAGATGGATCTCGGAAGGTCACTAAACAGTTGCTGGAGCGAAAAGAGCTGGTCCATAACCTTCAGCTCCTGAAAATAGAACTGTCACAGAAAAATCTCATCATTGACAACCTCAAAGTGGAGCACCTTACCAAAGTAAGTGACACGGGCGTCTGTTTGACTTTATGCTGTATCTTCTGTTTCCACAAGAAATACATGCATCATTTTCAGTCAGTACCAGACTGATTTGTTTGTGATGTGGTTTAGATTGAGGAGTTGGAAGAGCAGCTGAATGATGCTCTTCATCAGAAACAGGTCCTGGCACTTCGACTGGACAGCCAGCTCAAACTTCAGCAGGATGAGAACAGGTCAATTATTGATACACATTTCTCTAATGATGATGACACTAATAATGACGGTACAGTGAACACTCATGTCTTCTCTAAGTGTCTCAGATTCTTTTGGCTATTTGAAACTTCTTTATATACTCATGTTATTAATTTATCtattaaaactataaaaagagaATGTATATTTCAAATTGACCACACATTTTTCCTTGATGCTGTGGCATTTCTTATGTTttctgtcagtctgtgtgtgaaatATCACAGAGACATATTCACCACATGATCATGCCATTCAGTCCTTCTATATGTCACACAGAAAGCAGCAGGCACTGAGGAAGCAGGAGATGGACACCATACTGCAGCGTCAGAAACAGCTGGAAGAGACTAACAGGCAGCTGTGTGACCGAGCTGGTGATATTCGCCGTAGCCTGAGAGATTTAGAACTGAGTGAGGAAAGATACACAGAACTGCGAGAACTTCCTGAGGATAAGCTCTCCATCCCTGAATATGTAGCAGTAAGCATTATCTAACACTCATAAGGTTTCTATGGTGTTTTgctaattttaatgttttatttaaaatggatgaatattttaaaattgaacatttaatgtttaataattctattaatataaaataattaaaatattaaatgttagtATTATAAAaaatgggcggcatggtggtgcagcaggtagtgttgcagtcacacagctccagggacctggaggttgtgggttcaagtcacgctccgggtgactgtctgtgaggagtgtggtgtgttctccctgtgtctgcgtgggtttcctccgggtgactgtctgtgaggagtgtggtgtgttctccctgtgtctgcgtgggtttcctccgggtgactgtctgtgaggggtgtggtgtgttctccctgtgtctgcatgggtttcctccaggtaactgtgaggcgtg from Hoplias malabaricus isolate fHopMal1 chromosome 2, fHopMal1.hap1, whole genome shotgun sequence encodes the following:
- the gpalpp1 gene encoding GPALPP motifs-containing protein 1, whose product is MSNSDIIGPALPPGLRQSREDDSDEEDKIIGPALPPLYKPAESSSSEDSDHEEVVFKRARYSRSGDGVSSKQSDRTEEAAKIHSDDDDDGFFGPALPPGYNKQESSPERPPVLGPALPPGFKKQDYDEEEDKDEGTIGPALPPGYTAESSSSEGEDDAYIGPMPAKEAAQSSVALDFERRAKKMKDKLLGLDNEPEELKRETWMTELPPELQHIGLAARTFKKRSGPENKDRSIWTDTPADRERKARERQEAKEKGEPAKEDGPPLSQKDLDMAEKVSKYNESKRGESLLSMHAKKMKRKAKEDSNKPVERRPFDRDSDLQVNRFDEAQKKALLKKSQELNTRFSHSKDKMFL